The genomic window CTCAAATCTCAAATTTCAAAGCTCAAAGCTCAAAGCTCAAAGCTCAAAGCTCAAAGCTCAAAGCTCAAAGCTCAAAGCTCAAAGCTCAAAGCTCAAAGCTCCTGACTCTAACGGAATCTATGTATGGGCCGAACAAAGGCCAGCAAGCGTTTAACCCGTAGCCGCAGGAGGCTGCTGACTTAGTCGTGGAGCGACTGATTCGGCAGCCTCCGCAGGCGCAGGCGTCATCGTGCCCAAGCGTAGAAGTCGACGCGATTCGTTCGATATCACCGACAAAGTCGCCAACATTTTCGCTTGCCCTCGCCGACGCCTGCGGCTAGGGGTTAAACGATTGCTCGGTTGCGCGAAGCCTGACCATTCGTTACCGGACGCGTACATAGATTCCGGTAGAGTCAGCAAATTTCAAATTTTCAAATCTCAGCCCGTCTCGTCAATACGCGGAATTCGGTGGGCACGCTGTCACGCTGCGTCTGCGGCACTTTCTCCACGTAGTCGGTGGCGAAATCGCTGAAGTCCAGCTCCAGCCGGGTGTCGCCGGCGACCTGGGACCATACTAATGTCCAGTACACCGTGTCGCAGTGCGGCAGCAGCAGCCGATACACTTCGGCGCCTCCGACCACATAGGCCTGGGGGGCCTGGCGACAAATCTCCAGCGCCTGCTCGACCGAAGCGGTCCTCACGCCGGCGGCCGTCCAGGCCGGATCGCGGGTGAGCACGATCGTTTGCCGGCCGGGCAACGGGCGACCGATCGAATCATAGGTCTTGCGGCCCATTACGATCGGACAGCCCATCGTCAACTTCTTAAAACGCCGCAAATCGCTGGATAACCGCCAGGGCATGTCCCCGTCCAAGCCGATCACGCCTGCGGGCGTCGCCGCAACGATGGCCGCCAATCCCATATGTCAAACCCGTCCACTGAAAAAATCGTCCGCTGAAAACCCGCTAAACCGCCACGGTGGCTTTGATGTGGGGATGCGGATCGTAGTCGAGCAACTGGAAATCTTCGTATTCAAAATCGAATACGCTGGCCCGCTGCTTGCTCAACCGCATTTCCGGCAACGCCCGCGGCTCGCGCAATAACTGCAACCGCGCCTGCTCCACGTGATTGCTGTACAGATGCACGTCCCCAAACGTGTGGACAAATTCGCCGGGCTGCAAGCCGGTGGCGTGGGCCATCATGATCGTCAACAGGGCGTAACTGGCGATATTAAAGGGCACGCCCAAAAACACG from Roseimaritima ulvae includes these protein-coding regions:
- a CDS encoding dihydrofolate reductase — translated: MGLAAIVAATPAGVIGLDGDMPWRLSSDLRRFKKLTMGCPIVMGRKTYDSIGRPLPGRQTIVLTRDPAWTAAGVRTASVEQALEICRQAPQAYVVGGAEVYRLLLPHCDTVYWTLVWSQVAGDTRLELDFSDFATDYVEKVPQTQRDSVPTEFRVLTRRAEI